GAGAACGGCATCAGAAGTGTCTGATACAGGAAGCATATGCTCTTGAATCCCCGATCATGCATGATTTTACTCTTGAGTGAAATTCATCAACGGACGTACAGCGTCTGCTTGGCGAAGTCGTAATTTCTACAGTTGATCACCGTGCCGATGCAATGATCTGTTCTAAGGCGTCTTCAAATTGGAGCGCAACGGTCTCCCATGAAAAGTGTTTTGCACATTCTCTCCCTTTCTCTCCTAGTCGTTGTCTCAAGGACTCATTCTTGAGCATCACCCTCATCTTTTCAGCCAGATCATCCGCCGAACCGGACCGAAAGCCTGTTCCGAAACCCTTTTCCCGAACAAAATGGAGTTCAGGGATATCGCTCACGAGAACAGGCTTTCCGCAGGCAGCAGCTTCAAGAATGCTGATGGGGGCCGACTCATGACGGGACGGCAGGACAAAGAATTTTGCACCCGACAGGAGACGGACTTTATCCTCACCCGTCACAAAGCCTGAGTATACGATCTTTCCCCTCACGGAGGGGGTGACTGCTGCAATGAGGTCACGAAAGGAATTAAACTCATATCCTGCAAGAACAAGACGGATGCCCGGAAACTCATGACTTATCAGCTCGAAGGCCCGAACGAGGAGATCGAGGCCTTTTGTATAGGTGTCAATCCTGCTCAGAAAGAGAATGTAATCACCCTCTCCGGGAGGGACATGGAGCAGTTCATCATTGACACCGTTTGGTATGACCGGACAGAAGTTCACTCTGCCCTTTTTTCGGGCCAGGACCTTCTCCTTGGTCACTCCGGAGACGAAGATAAACGTTTCATAGAGTGAGGGATAGAAACGTTCGACCAGTGCCATGGGAAGGGAATAGATCGGGGTAAACTTCTTGAGGGAATGCCTTTCCATGATCCCTTGCACCTGTAACACCACGGGTGTCCTCGTGAGGAACCGCGAGAAGAAAGGGGTCGAGGGAAGAAAATTCTCGACAATGACATCGAAGGTGTCCCCCTGTTTCCTCACATAGCCGGAGGCTTGAAGGGTATAAGAGAGTACACTCGCCGGTAGGCTCTTCGTTTCGGTCCCTGCATAGACATACCGCAAACCTTCCCTGTCACTGTCTCTTGCTCCCGGATACTTCATGGAGAGCAGCGTTATCGAATGTCTTCCGCTCAACCTCCGGTAAATCTCGTATGCCCTGACTCCGGCACCCCCGAACCCGAAAGGACTTTCAGGGGCCTCATAGATCAGCTGGAGGATCCTCATTCAGAGTCCGAGAAGAGGGGTTGCTCAGTCCTCCTCCTCTCTCTTCTTCGTCCCCTCTTCATCCTTTTCTTTTTCCTTCTCTTCCTTCTTCTCTTTCAGGGCTTCCGCGATCTCGGTGAGACGCTTCATGACCCGCTCGTTGACGGTGCCTTCGGGATAGGTCCCGTCCTCCCCCGGTTCTCCGGCCGGAACGCCCGTGAGTATCTCGATCCCCTCTTCGATGACGTCTATGGGGTAGATCGAAAATCTCCCGTCCCGCACAGCATCCACCACTTCCTTTTTGAGCATGAGGTTCTTGACATTCCTCCTCGGAATGATGACACCATGAGTTCCGTCAAGCCCCCTCAGTTTGCAGAGGTCAAAGAAGCCCTCGATCTTCTCGTTGACGCCTCCGATGGGCTGGACAATGCCGTTCTGGTCCATGGAACCGGTAATGGCAAGACTCTGTTTCAGGGGGATGCCGGAGATGCTGCTCAAGAGGGCGTAGAGCTCTGCACAGGTCGCGCTATCTCCCTCAACCATTTCGTAAAGCTGCTCAAAGGTTATCGAAGCAGAGAGGCTTATCGGCTTCCTGACGGCATACCTGCTGCCGAGGAAGTTCGAGAGGATGAGGATCGCCTTTTCATGGATCTTGCCGCTCATCTTCGTCTCACGCTCGATGTTCACGACACCTGCCTTGCCGATATAGGTTCGCGCCGTTATCCGGGAAGGCTTGCCGAAACTGTAGTCGCCGAGGCTGAGGACGGCAAGCCCGTTTATCTGTCCCACCTTTGCTCCCGCTGTGTCGACTATGAGGGTGCCTTCGGCGGTCATCTCCCTGAGCCGTTCCTCGATTCTGTTGCTGCGGTAGACCCGCTCATCGAGGGCCTTCTCCACGTGTTCGCTCTTTACTAGGGGACTGCCGGAGACCTTGGCCCAGTATGTCGACTCCCTCACAAGATCAGCGACATCACTGAACCGTGAGGAGAGCTTGTCCTGATGTTCAGCAAGCCGCGAGCCGTACTCAACGATCTTCGCCACACCTGATCGGTCGTAAGGTATGAGGTTTTCCTCCCTGCAGAGCATGGACACAAAGAGACCATACTTCTGGACATTTTCCATCGTCCTCTCCATGCGGCTGTCAAAATCGGCCTTCACCTTGAAGAGTTCCCGGTACTCTTCATCGAGATTATACATAAGATAGTAAAGGTAGGGGCTTCCGATCAGGATCACCTTGACATCAAGGGGGATCGCCTCAGGCTTGAGCGTTGTCGTCGATATGAGCCGGTACTGCTCCCAGACATCTTCGATCTTTATCTCCTTGTTACGTATCGCCCTCTTCAGGGCGTCATAGGAGAAGAGATTCCTGAGGAGGTCGAGGACATCGATAACAAGAAAACCCCCGTTTGCCCTGTGCAAGGAACCGGCTTTTATCATCGAGAAATCCGTCACGGCGATGCCATACTGAAACCGGTGTTCGATCGTGCCAAAGATGTTGTAGTATGTCGGGTTCTTTTCAAATACACAGGGAGCGCCCTTGAGGTCCCTATTGTTCACGAGGACGTTCACCGTGTATCTCGTGAATGTCGGTTCGGCCTTCGGCATCTTCATAAATGGGAGGGGCGGCGCCGACTGCTCTTCGACGGTCTTAAAGTCTTCAAGATGCTCGAGGATATCCTCCTGAACGGAATCGAGATAGCCGACGATCTTCCCGTTCTCGGCGTATTTCTTCTTGAGATCGTCGATGAGGTGCCCTACCGCTGAAAGGGCCGCGTCTCGTTCGAGCTTGAGCAGGAGCTCCTTGAGAAGCTTTTCTCCTTCCCTCACCGCCCTCACAACGTCATCGAGTTTCTCCTGGAGGGCCTTGCCGATCTCCTCAATCCGTTTCTTGGTCTCGGGATCGAGGGCATCAAACTCCTCCTCCGTGAGGGGCTCGCCTGTCTTCTTCACCGGCACGATGATCAGGCCGCTCACCGTCTTCCGAATCGAGAAACCCTTCGCCTGGGCCTCTTCCTCAAGGCCGCTGAAGAGGTCACGCTGCTTTTTCTGGAATTCCTCGCCTATCCTGCTCTTCTGCTTCTCATACTCCTTGGACTCAAAGACCTTCGGTATCTCGATCCGCAGAGTCTTGACAAGCTCTTCCATATCTTTCTGAAAGACTGCAGCCTGACCGGGACTGAGAGAGATCGCCATCGTCATGTCGGGGTTCTTGAAGTTATAGACATAACACCAGTCCGACGGCACAGATTTCGCAAGGGACTGCTTCTCAAGAATCATCCTGATCGTCGATTTCCTGCCGGTCCCGTTCTCTCCGAGCAGGAAGATGTTAAACCCCGCGCTGTCGAGACTCAGGCCGAACTGAATAGCGCTCAGTGCCCTTGTCTGGCCAATGGTACCCTCAAGGGGCGGGAGTTCCTCCGTCGTTCTGAATGACAATACCGCTTCATCACAGCACTTATAAAGATCGTCAACACTCAAGCCCTTTATCATGACTCACCTCCGTGCGCCTGTATTCTTTCCGTCGAACATCGCAGATCGTTGTCTTGTCATATGACGACTCGTCAGCGAACCTTCCGGTCGTCCCTCATTCTGTGGGCCGCCTCCTATGCCCGCGGATGGTGTTCCCGGTAGACCTTCTTGAGCCTCTCCGCTGTGACCTTCGTATAGATCTGGGTCGTTGAGATGTCCGAATGGCCGAGCATCTTCTGGAGGGATCTCAAGTCCGCTCCCCCTTCAAGGAGATGAGTCGCAAAGCTATGCCTGATGGTGTGAGGCGAGATGTCAATCCCAAGCTGTTTCCCGAAGGTCTTCATCGTTTGCCAGAATCTCTGCCGCGTCATCGAGCCGCCCCTGGCAGTCACAAAAACAGACTCTGAAGAGCGTCTCCTGAGGAGGAGCGGCCGGTATACGGAGAGATACTCCTTCAGCTTCGCCGCAGCCCTCCCGTTCATCGGTACGATCCTTTCCTTCGCGCCCTTTCCCACAATCCTGAGAAAACCGGCATCGAAATGGATATCCTGGAGGCGGAGGGTCACCAGTTCACTGACACGAAGGCCGGAAGAATAAAGGAGTTCCAGCATTGTGGAATCCCTGAAAGAGAGGGCACCACCAATCGCTTTCCTGACCTTCCCGGCCGGGGCCTCAGAAACAGACAGGACATCTCTCACTTCATCAACGCTCAATGCCTTCGGGACCCTTTCCCATTTCTTGGGCGATCGAAGATTCTCGGTCGGGTCTTCGTCGATCACCTTCTCTGCGAGGAGAAACCTGCAGAATCCCTTTAAGGAGGAAAGAAAGCGGCAGATGCTCGATGCCGCGCAGTTCCGCTCCCTCATGTCATCGAGAAAGTCGATGATATCCGTCCTCGCAAACCGCCCGAGTTCCTTCTGTCTCGGTTTGAGAAATTCGGCAAATGCCCTCAGGTCCCTGCCGTAGGAGTCGACGGTATTTGTAGACAGGCCCTTTTCGACGGAAAGATAGGAGAGGAAATCATCAATGAACTGCACAGGGAAGATACTCCTCTATGCCCGTTGCATGTTTCAGTCTCGGGTAAAGCATTTCGGCAATTCGGTAAAGGTTGACCGTATCTTCACGGTTGTAAACGAGCAGAAGACGTCTCGCTTCCTCATTGCCACTCCTTGCCAGGTCCCAGAGCTTCACCGCATCATATCCGTCCATGCCCTTGACATCTTCATCCCGTTCGATGCCCAGAGAGGCCTCGAGCTTCTTCAGGCCGCCGTCGAATCCCAACCTTCTCGCTCCGTAGCAGAGGTCAAAGTGAGGCAGGTCGAACCTGATGCCGGGAAAGGCTTTCAGAAGAAAGGGGATGTCAAAGGAGGCCCCGTAGTATGTGATGAGACATTTGTACCCTTCGAGTTCCCTCTTGAGGTTGTCAGTCGTCAGATTTTCCCCTGCTATAAGGGATCTCGATTCATACCCGTCGTAGAGTCCTACAACCGTGACATACCCACCGCGGTTCGGCTGGAACCCGTTTGTCTCTATATCGAGACAGACTGCTTCTCCCTTAAAGGTCTCAAAGAGCCTCCAGTGTTCTCTCCTTCTGACGTTTTTCGCAAAAAAAGCTGCATTCCTCTCATCGAGCTTTTGGTTAGCGAGGGCAAGGGAATCATCAAAAAAGGTCTTCTTTTCAGGGGTGAGAAATCGAATATCGCCGCTATCGAGGAAAGCGTCCCACGTGAGGATGCCGTCCCTCCAGAGCCTTCTTTCGAGTTTGTCGCCGATCCCGTTCAGGATGCTGAAGGTGTTCCTTATCATGAATGATTCCTTATTCCGTCGTCATTATTATACCTGCTGAACCTTCGTCGGAACAACCGGTGTAATCGCTTCCGGAACATAATTCACGCAGTTCCTCGCTGTAACCGCCGTCTTCACGATAAATGAAGCAGGGCCTTTCGACCATGAGTCCCGGCCTCGCCTCTTTCACAGCCTCAACGAGGACCATCTTCGCCTCTGAGGACTGAGAAGCGTGGACGAATCTCAGCCGTTTAGCCTCCATCCCTCTCTCTCTCAGCGCATCCATGAGTTCAGCGAGCCGTTCCGGATGGTATATGACAAGAAACCTTCCCCGCGTGCGCAACAGGAGACTTGATGCCCGTGCCAGTTCAGAAAGCTTCAGTCTCAGTTCATG
This portion of the Thermodesulfovibrionales bacterium genome encodes:
- a CDS encoding ATP-binding protein is translated as MIKGLSVDDLYKCCDEAVLSFRTTEELPPLEGTIGQTRALSAIQFGLSLDSAGFNIFLLGENGTGRKSTIRMILEKQSLAKSVPSDWCYVYNFKNPDMTMAISLSPGQAAVFQKDMEELVKTLRIEIPKVFESKEYEKQKSRIGEEFQKKQRDLFSGLEEEAQAKGFSIRKTVSGLIIVPVKKTGEPLTEEEFDALDPETKKRIEEIGKALQEKLDDVVRAVREGEKLLKELLLKLERDAALSAVGHLIDDLKKKYAENGKIVGYLDSVQEDILEHLEDFKTVEEQSAPPLPFMKMPKAEPTFTRYTVNVLVNNRDLKGAPCVFEKNPTYYNIFGTIEHRFQYGIAVTDFSMIKAGSLHRANGGFLVIDVLDLLRNLFSYDALKRAIRNKEIKIEDVWEQYRLISTTTLKPEAIPLDVKVILIGSPYLYYLMYNLDEEYRELFKVKADFDSRMERTMENVQKYGLFVSMLCREENLIPYDRSGVAKIVEYGSRLAEHQDKLSSRFSDVADLVRESTYWAKVSGSPLVKSEHVEKALDERVYRSNRIEERLREMTAEGTLIVDTAGAKVGQINGLAVLSLGDYSFGKPSRITARTYIGKAGVVNIERETKMSGKIHEKAILILSNFLGSRYAVRKPISLSASITFEQLYEMVEGDSATCAELYALLSSISGIPLKQSLAITGSMDQNGIVQPIGGVNEKIEGFFDLCKLRGLDGTHGVIIPRRNVKNLMLKKEVVDAVRDGRFSIYPIDVIEEGIEILTGVPAGEPGEDGTYPEGTVNERVMKRLTEIAEALKEKKEEKEKEKDEEGTKKREEED
- the xerD gene encoding site-specific tyrosine recombinase XerD, translating into MQFIDDFLSYLSVEKGLSTNTVDSYGRDLRAFAEFLKPRQKELGRFARTDIIDFLDDMRERNCAASSICRFLSSLKGFCRFLLAEKVIDEDPTENLRSPKKWERVPKALSVDEVRDVLSVSEAPAGKVRKAIGGALSFRDSTMLELLYSSGLRVSELVTLRLQDIHFDAGFLRIVGKGAKERIVPMNGRAAAKLKEYLSVYRPLLLRRRSSESVFVTARGGSMTRQRFWQTMKTFGKQLGIDISPHTIRHSFATHLLEGGADLRSLQKMLGHSDISTTQIYTKVTAERLKKVYREHHPRA
- a CDS encoding glycosyltransferase family 4 protein, with product MRILQLIYEAPESPFGFGGAGVRAYEIYRRLSGRHSITLLSMKYPGARDSDREGLRYVYAGTETKSLPASVLSYTLQASGYVRKQGDTFDVIVENFLPSTPFFSRFLTRTPVVLQVQGIMERHSLKKFTPIYSLPMALVERFYPSLYETFIFVSGVTKEKVLARKKGRVNFCPVIPNGVNDELLHVPPGEGDYILFLSRIDTYTKGLDLLVRAFELISHEFPGIRLVLAGYEFNSFRDLIAAVTPSVRGKIVYSGFVTGEDKVRLLSGAKFFVLPSRHESAPISILEAAACGKPVLVSDIPELHFVREKGFGTGFRSGSADDLAEKMRVMLKNESLRQRLGEKGRECAKHFSWETVALQFEDALEQIIASAR
- a CDS encoding ribonuclease H-like domain-containing protein translates to MIRNTFSILNGIGDKLERRLWRDGILTWDAFLDSGDIRFLTPEKKTFFDDSLALANQKLDERNAAFFAKNVRRREHWRLFETFKGEAVCLDIETNGFQPNRGGYVTVVGLYDGYESRSLIAGENLTTDNLKRELEGYKCLITYYGASFDIPFLLKAFPGIRFDLPHFDLCYGARRLGFDGGLKKLEASLGIERDEDVKGMDGYDAVKLWDLARSGNEEARRLLLVYNREDTVNLYRIAEMLYPRLKHATGIEEYLPCAVH